In Halalkalicoccus tibetensis, the genomic window CAGCGCGTACAACGCTCGAGTTCGACGACGCTGATGACGACCTCGTTGCCCCGTTCCTCGCGGTCGCGCTCGATCTCGCTTTCCCCGTACTCGTGGCCGAGGAGCGAACAGCGAAGGCTCATGGCAGTACCCTACCGTGACAACGCTAAAAGGGTACTGCTCCCGTCGACGACGGCCGCTTGTCGGGTCGGATCGGGTCGCCCCACAGTATAAAGCCCTGCCCGACGGATGAGGGGGTATGGGGGCAACGCGGGCGTACCGGGGCCGCACGGACGACGAGACCGCCGTCCTCGACGCGCTGATCGAGCGACCCGACCAGGGGATGACGGTCCTCGAGCTGCGCACCCGCGCCGACGTGACCATTGACGAGCTCGAGACCGCGCTCGGGGCGCTGAGCGACGACGGCCTGATCGACGTCGAGAAGAACGGCGACCGGACCGTGATCAAGCCAGACGACTCGGTCGTTCCCGACCCCGACGAGGGGACGGAGCCGTCGATCGTCGACCGGGTCCGCGACAGGCTGCCGTTCTAAGCGGCACGCTTTACCGGCGCGATACCCGACGCCTAGATATGACACGGAGGTGCCGATGAGCGTTCTCGAGTCGTTTCACGCGAACCACGGCGCGACGTTCGAGGAGCGTGCCGGTCGCCGGCTCCCGCGCCACTACGGCCGACCCGAACGGACCCACAAGGCCGTCAGGAACGGCGTCGGCGTCATCGAGACGGCCTACGACGTCCTCGTCGTCACCGGCGACGACCGGGTGGAGTACGTCGACAACGTCCTCTCGAACCGCGTCCCGGACGAGGACGGCGAGGGCTGCTACGCGCTGCTCTGTGACCCGCAGGGCCGGATCGAGCTCGACTGCTACGTCTACAACGCCGGCGAGCGACTGCTGCTGTTCGCCCCGCCGGGCCACGGCGCCGGCCTGGCCGAGGAGTGGCGCGAGAAGGTGTTCATCCAGGACGTCGGGATCGAGGTCGCCACCGACGACCTCGCGGTCCTGGGGGTCCACGGCTCGAAGGCCACCGAGAAGGTCGCGAGCGTGCTGAACAAGATCGGCGTCCCGGAGGGCGAGCTGGTCTTCGACCGGGGGACGATCCACGACGTCGGCGTGACCGTCATCGCGACGGACGACCCGACCGGCGAGGACGGCTACGAGATCGTCTGTGGCATCGATGAGGCCGAGACGGTGCTCGATACGCTGATCAACTACGGTACCGGCGCAGTCCCGTTCGGCACCCAGGTGTGGGGTTCGCTGACGCTGGAGGCCGGCACCCCGCTGTTCGACAGCGAGCTCGAGGGCCGGATCCCGAACGTCCTCGGGCTCGGGAACGCCGTCGACTTCGAGAAGGGCTGTTTCGTCGGCCAGGAGGTGATCAGCCGCGTCGAAAACAGAGGGGAACCCAGCCAGCGCCTCGTCGGCCTCCGGTGCGAGGCGCTCCCCGAGGCGGGCGCGGCGGTCCGCGATGACGGGGATGGCGTCGGCGAGGTGACGCGCGCGATCGGGAGCCCCTCGCTCGACGAACCGATCGCGCTCGCGGTCGTGGAGTTCGGGCTCGAACACGAGGAACTGACCGTCGGCGAGGGGATCGACGCCCGGGTGGCGGAGCTACCGTTCGTCGAGGGCAGCGGGCGCTCGGCGCGGGTGCCGGCATACGGCGAGTGAGGTGCGTACGAAGGGTTTTACACCGGGCCGCCATCGTCGGGCCCATGTCCGACGACCGGATCGTCAACGAACGCGACGTGGAGTGGGACGAGGAGTCCCACGGGTCCTCGTTTCTGACCCGGCGCAAGCGCCTCGGGACGGCTGCCGGCGGCGAGGAACTCGGCTGTAGCCTCTACGAGCTCCCGGCCGGGAAGCGGCCGTTCCCCTATCACTACCACACCGCAAACGAGGAGGCGATCTACGTGCTCTCGGGCGAGGGGACCCTCCGAACGCCAGAGGGTCACGATGCTATCGGGCCGGGCGACTACGTCGCGCTCCCCGCCGGCGAGGAGCACGCCCGTCAGGTGATCAACGACGGCGACGAGCCGCTTCGCTACCTCTGTCTCTCGACGATGCGCGCACCCGAGATCACC contains:
- a CDS encoding DUF6432 family protein translates to MGATRAYRGRTDDETAVLDALIERPDQGMTVLELRTRADVTIDELETALGALSDDGLIDVEKNGDRTVIKPDDSVVPDPDEGTEPSIVDRVRDRLPF
- a CDS encoding aminomethyltransferase family protein yields the protein MSVLESFHANHGATFEERAGRRLPRHYGRPERTHKAVRNGVGVIETAYDVLVVTGDDRVEYVDNVLSNRVPDEDGEGCYALLCDPQGRIELDCYVYNAGERLLLFAPPGHGAGLAEEWREKVFIQDVGIEVATDDLAVLGVHGSKATEKVASVLNKIGVPEGELVFDRGTIHDVGVTVIATDDPTGEDGYEIVCGIDEAETVLDTLINYGTGAVPFGTQVWGSLTLEAGTPLFDSELEGRIPNVLGLGNAVDFEKGCFVGQEVISRVENRGEPSQRLVGLRCEALPEAGAAVRDDGDGVGEVTRAIGSPSLDEPIALAVVEFGLEHEELTVGEGIDARVAELPFVEGSGRSARVPAYGE
- a CDS encoding cupin domain-containing protein — protein: MSDDRIVNERDVEWDEESHGSSFLTRRKRLGTAAGGEELGCSLYELPAGKRPFPYHYHTANEEAIYVLSGEGTLRTPEGHDAIGPGDYVALPAGEEHARQVINDGDEPLRYLCLSTMRAPEITVYPDSGKIGAFAGRAPGPDVDRALQAYLPMDAATDYWDGEEEGRD